The genomic segment ACACCCAGCGAACGGCCAAACGAATCACGGGCTTCGACGATGCGCGCCTCGATCATCACCTGACGGACTGCGACATCCAGGCGCGCCAACAGTTGCCGAACCTCCTCCTGCTTGCTGGCGGTATCCGTGACGAACAACTGGTTGGTCCGGGGCTCGGCAATCGCACTCCCGCGCTCCGAGAGAAAGCGGGTGGATGAGCCGCCGGCACCACCGCTGGCATTGAGTTGGGTGAGAATATCGGAAGCCTTGGCGTAATTGAGTTGATAGGCCTGGGTTCTCAAAGGTTCGAGCCGCTGTATCGCCTGGGCCACTTCAAAATCCTTTCGGGTGCGGGCATCGATTTCGTCCTTGGGCGCCACCCACAGCACCGAGCCCGCTTTGCGCATGCCCAAGCCCCTGGCATCGAGGATGATCTGCAGGGCTTGGTCCCAAGGCACGTCCTTGAGCCGCAGGGTCAAAGACCCGGTCACGGTGTCCGAGGTCACGATATTGAAATTCGTGAAATCAGCGATCACCTGCAGCAACGACCTGACTTCGATATTCTGGAAGTTCAACGAAAGTTTCTCGCCAGAATACCCCGGGCCTTGCGTGAGCTTGCTCTGATCGATTTTCTTTTGGCGGATCTCCACCACGAATTGGTTGTCACTCTGATAGGCGCTGTGCTCCCAATCGCCGCTGGATTCGATCAGCATGCGGACGCGCTCGCCGGTTTGCGTCGTGGTCACGGTCTGCACCGGGGTGCCGAAATCGGTCACATCCAGCCGCCGGCGCAAGCCTTCGGGCAGCGATGTGCGCATGAATTCGACGGCAATGCCTTTGGCTTGCTGCTGAAGATCGACGCCGGCCTGGCTGTTGGCCAGCGTCACGATCACCCGGCCGGAACCATCGGTGCCACGGCGAAAATCGATATCCTTCAGCGGCAATATGTCGCTGTTTTGATTTTCAGCAAATGGCACCACCGGAGCGGCCGCCACCGGGGCGGCTCCGGCCACGGGAGCCAATGACAGGATGAGCGTCTTGCCCTGAACATCCACATGATAGGATGTCGGCGACTTCAGGTTCAGCACCACGCGCGAGCGCTCACTGGCTTGAACGATGTTGATGGATTTCAAATTGCCAAGATTCACCGTGTGCGCCGATTTTCCCGAGGCGTTGGTCACGCCCGGAAAATCAAGCGCAATGCGTGCCGGCGATTGTATCGTAAACCCCGTGGGCGGCGCCGTCAAAGCGTCGGTGAAGTCTATTTTCAGGATTTCGACCCCACCCTGCACGCTACCGGCAATCGCGCTGATTGCGCCTTGTGCCACCGCGGTCAGGGACAGGAACGCCAGCGTGATGCCGATGGCGGCGGGACGGCAGAAGTTCATGGACAAGCTACTGATATGTTTCATTTTTTTCCCTCTTGCAGATCGAGCGATGCCATGCGTTCTACCCAATCTCCGGCTGCATCCTGTGCTATCTCGCGCAATTGAATCGAGTTTTCGGTGATCTGGACGACTTTCCCATAGTTCTGCCCAAGATAATTGCCCACATGAACCTGATAAATCAGATTCTCAACCCGCAGCAAGGCGGTCGGAGTTCCCGTTTTGTTCAGGCTGCCAACCATGGCCATGGTGTCCAACGGAAATGCCTCCAAAGGCTCTTTGCGCCGCGCCAGCTCGGGGGCCAGCAGCGCTGCATTTTCCGCCGCATGTGTGGTGTCGCCGTCCGAGCCCCGTGTCAGTTTCAATGGATCGAACGGATCCATGACCCCGTCCTGGGTATAAAGCTCTGGAATGAACTTTTTCGGCTCGCTCAAAGGTGTGACACCGGCGCGGGTGTTGGCGCGCTGCTCGATGATCCATTGGCGCAATTCATCCTCGCCGCCGGGAGAACAAGCCGTCAGCACCACCGGCAGCGTCAGCAGCAGCGGAATGCGAAAATCCTTCATCACTTTGCCCCTCCCGCCTTCTTTTGCGCCTGGACTTCTTCGGGATCCAGATATCTGAAGGTGCGCGCCGTTGCGTCCAGCGTCAGCATATTGGCTCCGCGCGCTCCGGTCGGCGCGATGGCGATGTTGTTCAGCGTCACGATGCGGGAAAGATGCGCTATGTCGGCGGCGAACGCGCCAATATCATGGTACTTGCCGGAGACCCGGATGGCTATGGGCAATTCGGCATAGTAATTCTTTGCCACCACCTGGCCTGGTTTGAAGAGTTCAAACTGCAGGCTCCTGCCCAGGCCGGCCTGATTGATGTCGGAGAGCAATGCGGCCATTTCAGCCTTGCTGGGCAGTTGTTTTTCCAACTGGATGACGTATTGCTGGATCTGTTCCCTTTGCTTTTTCAGGACATCCAGATTCACGGCCTTGACGAGCTTCTGGCGATACCCGTCACGCAATGCGGTTTCCTTGCTGCGTGCCTCCTCCAGTTCCGTCTCGTAGTCCTTCAAGAAGATGAACCATGAGGCCACGGCAACGGCCGCCATCACGGCCAGGTAAAGAAATATCTTGGGGACGGTGGGCCACAGGGATGGGTCTTTGTTGTCCAGATTTTTGAATTGCCCCAGAATGACCGCCATCCGTTCGGCCAAATCGATCGAATTTTGTTTTTTGCTCGCCATCTCACTTTCCTCCAGGCGCAGCAGCGTTGGCAGCAGCTATCGTTTTTTCGGCATCGCTGGCCCGAACCAGTTGGAACCTGAGGTTGAATGAAGACGCCGGGCGCGGGTTGCGCTGGTTCTGGACCGCAGCGAAATTGCTGCCCGCGACGATTTCGGCCAACTCGGGCTTGGTCAACCAAGGGGTGTTGTCGGCGAGATTGCGCAGCAGTTCGGAAACCTGCTCATTCGAATAAGTCACGCCCTGCATCGTGATGGTCTGCTCCGCTTGTCTGATGCCGGTGATGAACATTCCGTCCGGCAATTGTTTGACCAGTTCGGCCAGCAAATGGACTGGCAAGTTTCTGTCCGACTGAAGATCTTCCACCGCCTTTTGTCTGGCACGCAGCGCAGATATCTCGTCTTCGATGGAGGCGATTTCCTTGATCTGTCCTTCCAGAACCTGGGTTTCCTTCTGGAGGAAGGCATTCCTGTCCAGTTGATCCGTGATCAGCATCTGGAACCCCCAGTAAATGGCGCCGGCGATCGCCAGGCCGAGAAGAGCCGACGCAAGCGTGGCGGCCTGAAAGGCCTCTTTGCGGCGTTTACGGGCTTCCTCCCGGTGGGGTAGCAAGTTGATCAGGATCACTGCAGGAACCTCCGCATCGCCAGACCGCAAGAGGTCAAATAGGTGGGCGCTTCACGCGCCATTTTTTGCATTCGGACGGCATTTCCGATCTCCATGCCGTCAAACGGGTTGACTGTGTTGCAAACGAAACCGGTGTGTTGGGTCACTGCTTCGGTCAGTCCGGGCAAGGGTGCCGATCCCCCTGCCAGCAGGATGTGGTCTACGCGGTTGTGCGGGGTGCTGGTAAAAAAGAACTGCAACGCCCGGCCAATTTCTTGCGCCATGCTGTCGACGAACAGGTGCAGCACGGCCGATTGATAATCTTCGGGCAGTTCTCCGCTGCGCTTCTTGCTTTCGGCTTCTTCCATCGAGAAACCGTACTGGCGCATGATCAGTTGCGTCAGTTGCGCGCCGCCGAAGGCCTGATCCCGGTCATAAAGGGCTTCATCGTTGCTCAGGACCTGCATGCTGGTGGTCAAGGCGCCGATCTCGAAAAGCGCCACTACGGCATCGACACCCTGGTTGGGCAGGGCTTGTATCAATCGCCCGGCGGCCATGCGCGCGGCATGGGATTCGATGTCGATGACGACGGCCTTCAGGCCCGCCGCCTCGGCCAGCCCTTGCCGGTCCTGGACTTTTTCACGCCGCGAAGCCGCAATCAGCACCTCGACATCGTCAGCCGCCGTCTTACTCGGCCCGACTACGCAAAAGTCCAGACTCACTTCATCCAGCGAGAACGGGATGTACTGGTTGGCTTCGGATTCGACCTGGATCTCCAGCTCTTGCTCGGTCATCCCCCCGGGCAGGGTGATCCTTTTGGTGATCACGGCGGAAGGCGGCAGTGCCAGGGCGACGTTTTTCGTCTTCGCTCCGCTCTTTTTGATGAGCCGGCGCAGCGCATCGGCGACCTCGTCGAATTTTTCGACGTTGCCATCGGTGATCCAGCCACGTTCGAGCAACTCGATGGCGCAACGCTCCAGGACCAGACTGCCCGCTTTGTCGCGCCCCAACTCCACCAGTTTGACGCTGGAGGAACTGATGTCGATTCCCAGCAGCGGAGCAGACTGGCGACCGAACAAGGACCCCATTGAGATCAAGATTGCTCCCCTGTATGTGTAACTTGCGGATAGCCCGATGTGGGGCGGAAAGGGCTGATACCAATCGCCCAAACGTGTAACCAAACCTCACGCTTCACATGAATGCTATCAGCAAGAGGGTTCTATCGTAAAGACTTTTTCCGTTGTCCGGTCTGCCGAGCGTTGCAAAAAGCAAACGAAATTTTTCTACACTTGCAACACTGCTGGACCGGTGTGGCGCGCCTCTCGGCGGCGGTGCTCGGCGGCGGCGCTGCGCGCAGGATGCGGCCTGCCCCGGCAAGCCCGGGCAGGTGTTTTTTATAATGCGCGACCCCCAGCCCGCCGGAGCAACATGCCGCAGCCCCCCCCAGCGAAGTCCTCCGCCAAGTCGGACACCCCCCCCGTTCGTGCCCGGCCGACCTGGTCGCGCCAGGTCCTGCGCATCAGCGGGTGGCTGCTCGGATTGACCGCCGCCGCTGTCGCAGGGCTGGCGTTGACGATCGCCGTGGCGCTGTCGGCGGCCTACCCCAATCTGCCGGACATATCGGAGCTTGCGGACTACCGTCCCAAGCTGCCTTTGCGGGTGTACTCGGCGGAAGGGGCGTTGCTGGGCGAATTCGGGGAAGAGCGGCGCAATCTGACGCCCATCGCCGAGATCCCGAAGGTCATGAAGGACGCCGTCCTGGCGGTCGAAGACGCGCGGTTTTTTCAGCACGGCGGCATCGACTACAAAGGTGTGCTGCGTGCCGGTCTGGCCAATGTCGGACGCCTGGGGAGCCAGGGCGCTTCGACGATCACGATGCAGGTGGCGCGCAATGTTTATTTGTCGTCGGAGAAAACGTTCACACGCAAGATTTATGAAGTATTACTGACTTTGAAGTTGGAAAATTTGCTGACCAAGGATCAGATTCTTGAGATCTACATGAATCAGATTTACCTGGGCAATCGCGCCTATGGTTTTGCTGCGGCCTCCGAAGCCTATTTCGGCACGCCGCTGAAGTCCTTGTCGATTGCGCAAGCGGCCATGCTTGCGGGCTTGCCCAAGGCGCCCTCGGCCTACAACCCGATCAGCAACCCCAAGCGGGCCCGCGTGCGCCAGCAGTACATCATCGAGCGCATGCGGGAAAACGGCTTCATCACGCCGCAGCAAGCGACCGAGGCCAAGCAGGAGGACCTCAAGATTCGCACAGGCCCGGACAACACCCGGATACATGCCGAGTATGTGGCCGAAATGGTGCGGCAACTGATCTTCATCCAGTATGGCAACGAGGCCTACACACGCGGGCTCAATGTCTACACCAGCCTCAATGCCGTGCAGCAAGAGACCGCTTACAACGCCTTGCGCCGCGGGATCATGGATTACGAACGGCGCCAGCAGTATCGCGGGCCGGAGCGGTTTGTCGCGCTGCCGGCCGCGCAGCAGGAGATGGAGGACGCGATTGACGACGCCTTGGCCAACCATCCCGACAACGGGGATCTGCTCGCTGCCGTGGTGCTGGCGGCCGCTCCGAACAAGATCGTTGCCGCGCGTGCCACTGGCGACCAGATCGAGATCACCGGCGACGGCCTGAAGCCGGCGCAGTCGGGGCTGAGCGACAAGGCGCCGCCGAACATCAGGATCCGCCCTGGCGCCGTGATACGGGTGCTCAAGACGCCCAAAAACACCTGGGAAATCACGCAATTGCCGGAGGTGGAAGGCGCCCTGGTGGCGCTCGATCCGCGCAACGGCTCGATTCGGGCCTTGGTCGGGGGCTTCGACTTCAATAAAAACAAATTCAACCATGCGACGCAAGCCTGGCGCCAGCCAGGATCGAGCTTCAAGCCGTTCATCTACTCGGCAGCCCTGGAGAAGGGGTTTACGCCCGCCACGGTCATCAACGACGCGCCTTT from the Verminephrobacter eiseniae EF01-2 genome contains:
- a CDS encoding pilus assembly protein PilM — its product is MISMGSLFGRQSAPLLGIDISSSSVKLVELGRDKAGSLVLERCAIELLERGWITDGNVEKFDEVADALRRLIKKSGAKTKNVALALPPSAVITKRITLPGGMTEQELEIQVESEANQYIPFSLDEVSLDFCVVGPSKTAADDVEVLIAASRREKVQDRQGLAEAAGLKAVVIDIESHAARMAAGRLIQALPNQGVDAVVALFEIGALTTSMQVLSNDEALYDRDQAFGGAQLTQLIMRQYGFSMEEAESKKRSGELPEDYQSAVLHLFVDSMAQEIGRALQFFFTSTPHNRVDHILLAGGSAPLPGLTEAVTQHTGFVCNTVNPFDGMEIGNAVRMQKMAREAPTYLTSCGLAMRRFLQ
- a CDS encoding type IV pilus inner membrane component PilO, with translation MASKKQNSIDLAERMAVILGQFKNLDNKDPSLWPTVPKIFLYLAVMAAVAVASWFIFLKDYETELEEARSKETALRDGYRQKLVKAVNLDVLKKQREQIQQYVIQLEKQLPSKAEMAALLSDINQAGLGRSLQFELFKPGQVVAKNYYAELPIAIRVSGKYHDIGAFAADIAHLSRIVTLNNIAIAPTGARGANMLTLDATARTFRYLDPEEVQAQKKAGGAK
- the pilQ gene encoding type IV pilus secretin PilQ, which codes for MKHISSLSMNFCRPAAIGITLAFLSLTAVAQGAISAIAGSVQGGVEILKIDFTDALTAPPTGFTIQSPARIALDFPGVTNASGKSAHTVNLGNLKSINIVQASERSRVVLNLKSPTSYHVDVQGKTLILSLAPVAGAAPVAAAPVVPFAENQNSDILPLKDIDFRRGTDGSGRVIVTLANSQAGVDLQQQAKGIAVEFMRTSLPEGLRRRLDVTDFGTPVQTVTTTQTGERVRMLIESSGDWEHSAYQSDNQFVVEIRQKKIDQSKLTQGPGYSGEKLSLNFQNIEVRSLLQVIADFTNFNIVTSDTVTGSLTLRLKDVPWDQALQIILDARGLGMRKAGSVLWVAPKDEIDARTRKDFEVAQAIQRLEPLRTQAYQLNYAKASDILTQLNASGGAGGSSTRFLSERGSAIAEPRTNQLFVTDTASKQEEVRQLLARLDVAVRQVMIEARIVEARDSFGRSLGVRLGSTDLSASRKGTGGYGIGGNKRVAYGTSYSDAVKASGANGSTAPDTGGNFVNLPASLSSVNTVGSFALSIFNAATNKFLTLELSAMEADGKGRIVSSPRIITADQTKALIEQGTEYPYAVTAPNGATTLAFKKAVLKLEVSPQITPEGNIILDLDVSKDSRGETTSQGVAIDTKHIKTQILIENGGTVVIGGIFEMEETSQENKIPFLGDVPVVGNLFKSKTKETTKREMLIFITPKVIADSGPKR
- a CDS encoding PilN domain-containing protein, which gives rise to MILINLLPHREEARKRRKEAFQAATLASALLGLAIAGAIYWGFQMLITDQLDRNAFLQKETQVLEGQIKEIASIEDEISALRARQKAVEDLQSDRNLPVHLLAELVKQLPDGMFITGIRQAEQTITMQGVTYSNEQVSELLRNLADNTPWLTKPELAEIVAGSNFAAVQNQRNPRPASSFNLRFQLVRASDAEKTIAAANAAAPGGK
- a CDS encoding pilus assembly protein PilP, which encodes MKDFRIPLLLTLPVVLTACSPGGEDELRQWIIEQRANTRAGVTPLSEPKKFIPELYTQDGVMDPFDPLKLTRGSDGDTTHAAENAALLAPELARRKEPLEAFPLDTMAMVGSLNKTGTPTALLRVENLIYQVHVGNYLGQNYGKVVQITENSIQLREIAQDAAGDWVERMASLDLQEGKK
- a CDS encoding penicillin-binding protein 1A produces the protein MPQPPPAKSSAKSDTPPVRARPTWSRQVLRISGWLLGLTAAAVAGLALTIAVALSAAYPNLPDISELADYRPKLPLRVYSAEGALLGEFGEERRNLTPIAEIPKVMKDAVLAVEDARFFQHGGIDYKGVLRAGLANVGRLGSQGASTITMQVARNVYLSSEKTFTRKIYEVLLTLKLENLLTKDQILEIYMNQIYLGNRAYGFAAASEAYFGTPLKSLSIAQAAMLAGLPKAPSAYNPISNPKRARVRQQYIIERMRENGFITPQQATEAKQEDLKIRTGPDNTRIHAEYVAEMVRQLIFIQYGNEAYTRGLNVYTSLNAVQQETAYNALRRGIMDYERRQQYRGPERFVALPAAQQEMEDAIDDALANHPDNGDLLAAVVLAAAPNKIVAARATGDQIEITGDGLKPAQSGLSDKAPPNIRIRPGAVIRVLKTPKNTWEITQLPEVEGALVALDPRNGSIRALVGGFDFNKNKFNHATQAWRQPGSSFKPFIYSAALEKGFTPATVINDAPLFFGAGVTGGQPWEPKNYDGKYDGPMSMRTGLAKSKNMVSIRILQAIGPKTAQDWVGRFGFDVEKHPAYLPMALGTGSVTPLQLASAYCVFANGGYRVNPWLITKVTDHKGRVISEPPPPVSGEQSRAIAARNAFVMDSLLQEVTRSGTAAKAQATLKRPDIYGKTGTTNDSVDAWFAGFQPTIAAVTWIGYDTPRNLGSRETGGGLSLPIWISFMERALRGVPVQEPDVPAGVVNVGGEWFYEEYAHNAGVASVGLEAGGVAAPAAVPQAPPPSEERNRILDLFRH